A genome region from Thalassotalea euphylliae includes the following:
- the rmf gene encoding ribosome modulation factor encodes MKRQKRDRHDRAHSKGYQAGVAGRSKEMCPYQNSEAKSEWLGGWREAIADKQQGLFK; translated from the coding sequence ATGAAGAGGCAAAAACGTGATCGTCACGATAGAGCACACTCTAAAGGTTACCAAGCAGGCGTCGCAGGGCGTTCTAAAGAAATGTGTCCATATCAAAACAGTGAAGCAAAATCTGAGTGGCTAGGTGGTTGGCGAGAGGCCATTGCCGATAAACAGCAAGGTTTATTTAAGTAG
- the pgsA gene encoding CDP-diacylglycerol--glycerol-3-phosphate 3-phosphatidyltransferase, whose product MWTIPNQITLFRIVLIPVFIIVFYLPVSWNHFGAFAIFWLAAVSDALDGYLARKLNQSSAFGAFIDPVADKLMVASALIMIAEDYAVWWISVPAMIMIAREIFISALRELMSSKGKRDTVAVSTLGKYKTAAQMLGIMGLIWQPDYDIPLIVFNFPHEILMGAAYLFYFIATVLTVSTMVSYFKAAWPDLKAE is encoded by the coding sequence ATGTGGACCATTCCTAACCAAATTACCTTATTTCGAATTGTATTAATTCCTGTATTTATCATTGTTTTCTATTTACCCGTCTCATGGAATCATTTCGGTGCGTTTGCCATTTTCTGGTTAGCAGCGGTTAGTGATGCATTAGACGGCTACCTAGCCAGAAAGCTTAATCAATCTTCGGCATTTGGTGCCTTTATAGATCCTGTCGCTGACAAACTCATGGTCGCTTCTGCACTTATTATGATTGCTGAAGACTATGCCGTGTGGTGGATATCGGTTCCGGCGATGATAATGATCGCCCGCGAAATCTTTATTAGTGCCTTACGAGAACTGATGTCATCTAAAGGCAAACGAGACACCGTAGCGGTGTCAACGTTAGGTAAATATAAAACGGCTGCACAAATGCTCGGGATTATGGGGTTAATTTGGCAACCAGATTATGATATTCCGTTGATTGTATTTAATTTCCCACATGAAATTTTAATGGGTGCTGCTTATTTGTTCTATTTCATAGCAACTGTCTTAACGGTCTCAACTATGGTGAGTTATTTCAAAGCCGCATGGCCTGATTTAAAAGCGGAATAA
- a CDS encoding putative bifunctional diguanylate cyclase/phosphodiesterase, whose protein sequence is MSSLSKELEQPNKFPSIELKQQSVQPLSTLEQVYTDALLLSNITKIDNTLAISFTDETGQRKTIALRPVLFKTFVDIVLPLTALIAVAAIMFMMSGKYHRTRLNVKMAALVSKAEQTADVFGKELKPDEGQSSLTRINMALDGLSSFANEYHARSINNAHRDRLTGLVNRHRFLEHITERLGENGQETKKSGLLFIDLDGFKQVNDSFGHSFGDEVLIQVAERLLTIVRTEKLSYECNDNSGLEYSLARLGGDEFTLFVEDLSESSRMIEIAKNVLKEIEKDFVLGNKEIKISASIGIAIYPDSANSPEALVQMADVAMYRAKKEGRGIYRIYSPEMGSNMRRYHYLLEEMRVALDTNSFTLSFQPIINVDGSAISYFEALVRWHHPAEGSIAPSEFIPIAEDSNLILKLGDWILDEACRQMAAWYNAGMSKTRISVNLSGVQLKHRSLYQWVMASLNKIGLPPSSLMLEITESSFIDLSDNTVDELNKLRNEGIIIAIDDFGTGFSSLSLLANLPVDVLKIDKLFVSQATKNTKYNKIIQSIADLSKQLDLKVVAEGIEDIEQLELLKSLGIVYIQGYLISRPQTSAHVGDKVLKQSVSHLSMTGTGVWPPQKSRVVSSAFS, encoded by the coding sequence GTGTCTAGTTTATCGAAAGAGCTAGAGCAACCTAACAAGTTCCCAAGTATTGAACTCAAACAACAAAGCGTACAACCGCTTTCTACCTTAGAGCAAGTCTACACAGATGCCTTGCTACTCAGTAATATCACCAAAATAGATAATACTTTGGCGATCAGTTTTACTGATGAAACAGGGCAACGAAAAACAATCGCCTTAAGACCTGTATTGTTTAAAACCTTTGTTGATATTGTTCTTCCGCTAACTGCCCTTATCGCTGTCGCTGCCATCATGTTTATGATGTCGGGGAAATATCATCGCACTCGCTTAAATGTCAAAATGGCAGCTTTAGTTAGTAAAGCTGAGCAAACTGCAGATGTCTTTGGTAAGGAATTAAAACCTGACGAAGGCCAATCATCTCTTACTCGTATCAACATGGCCTTGGATGGCTTGTCGTCGTTTGCGAATGAATATCACGCCCGTTCAATTAATAATGCTCATCGCGATCGCTTAACTGGTTTAGTGAATCGCCATCGCTTTTTAGAGCATATAACGGAAAGATTGGGGGAGAATGGGCAGGAAACTAAAAAAAGCGGTTTGCTGTTTATAGATTTAGACGGCTTTAAGCAAGTTAATGATTCATTTGGTCACTCCTTCGGTGACGAAGTACTTATTCAAGTCGCAGAGCGTTTATTAACCATTGTACGCACTGAAAAGTTGTCTTATGAATGTAACGACAATTCAGGTCTTGAATACAGCCTTGCCCGTTTAGGTGGTGATGAATTTACCTTGTTTGTGGAGGACTTATCTGAGTCTTCACGAATGATTGAAATTGCCAAGAATGTACTAAAAGAAATAGAAAAAGACTTCGTGCTTGGTAATAAAGAGATCAAGATCAGTGCAAGCATTGGTATTGCTATCTATCCAGACAGTGCTAATTCTCCCGAGGCATTGGTTCAAATGGCAGATGTTGCTATGTACCGTGCGAAAAAAGAAGGGCGTGGTATTTATCGCATCTACTCTCCAGAAATGGGCAGTAACATGAGGCGATACCATTATTTACTGGAAGAAATGCGTGTCGCACTTGATACCAATAGTTTTACACTTTCATTTCAACCGATAATTAATGTAGATGGCAGTGCCATTAGTTATTTTGAGGCATTGGTTCGTTGGCACCACCCAGCTGAAGGTAGCATTGCACCAAGCGAATTTATACCAATTGCAGAAGACTCTAACTTAATCTTAAAACTGGGCGATTGGATATTAGATGAAGCCTGCCGACAAATGGCCGCTTGGTATAATGCGGGTATGTCTAAAACTCGCATTTCGGTAAATTTATCGGGTGTGCAGCTTAAACATCGTTCTTTGTACCAATGGGTAATGGCAAGTTTGAATAAAATTGGCCTGCCACCAAGTTCGTTGATGCTTGAAATTACCGAATCCTCATTTATCGATTTGTCTGATAATACTGTTGATGAGCTTAACAAGTTGCGCAACGAGGGGATTATTATTGCTATAGATGATTTTGGCACAGGCTTTAGTTCGTTATCGTTATTGGCTAATTTGCCAGTCGATGTGCTAAAAATCGATAAATTATTTGTTAGCCAAGCAACAAAAAATACCAAGTACAATAAAATTATCCAATCAATAGCCGATCTCTCTAAGCAACTAGATTTAAAAGTCGTTGCCGAAGGTATTGAGGATATCGAACAATTAGAACTGCTCAAATCTTTAGGTATTGTTTATATTCAAGGATATTTAATTAGCCGCCCGCAAACTTCAGCACATGTTGGTGACAAAGTGTTAAAACAAAGTGTTAGTCACCTTTCTATGACAGGTACTGGTGTCTGGCCACCACAAAAATCACGCGTTGTGAGTTCAGCATTTAGTTAA
- a CDS encoding VOC family protein: MKLGAFSISLNVKDIKRSYEFYQKLGFIQFGGDIKQKWLILQNEDKHIIGLFEGMLDNNTLTFNPGWDQSAQPLTSFDDVRKIQAHLLADGVNFVTQADSNSEGPASFVVLDPDGNPILVDQHR, translated from the coding sequence ATGAAACTTGGCGCATTTTCAATCAGCTTAAATGTTAAAGACATTAAGCGCTCTTATGAGTTTTATCAAAAATTAGGCTTTATTCAATTTGGCGGTGATATAAAGCAAAAATGGTTAATTTTACAAAACGAAGATAAGCATATTATTGGCTTGTTCGAAGGAATGTTAGATAACAACACACTCACTTTTAATCCAGGCTGGGATCAAAGCGCACAACCGTTAACGAGCTTTGACGATGTACGAAAAATCCAAGCTCATTTATTAGCCGATGGCGTGAATTTTGTGACGCAAGCTGACAGCAATAGCGAAGGACCTGCAAGTTTTGTGGTGTTAGACCCAGATGGCAACCCCATTCTTGTCGACCAACATCGATAA
- the fabA gene encoding bifunctional 3-hydroxydecanoyl-ACP dehydratase/trans-2-decenoyl-ACP isomerase has translation MEQKNAFTKEDLVLAGTTDFFGEGNSKLPADNMLMMDRINLITEEGGEFGKGEIIAELDINPDLWFFDCHFKGDPVMPGCLGLDAMWQLVGFYLAWAGGPGRGRALGVGEVKFTGQILPTAKKVTYNIQLKRVIKRKLFMGIADGTVSVDGKVIYTATDLKVGLFTDTSSF, from the coding sequence ATGGAACAAAAAAACGCGTTCACCAAAGAAGACTTAGTGTTGGCCGGTACCACCGACTTTTTTGGTGAAGGTAACAGTAAATTGCCCGCTGACAACATGCTGATGATGGACCGTATCAATCTTATTACCGAAGAAGGTGGTGAGTTTGGTAAGGGTGAAATCATTGCCGAACTTGATATTAATCCCGACCTTTGGTTTTTTGATTGCCACTTCAAAGGTGATCCGGTTATGCCAGGCTGTTTAGGTCTAGATGCTATGTGGCAACTTGTAGGCTTTTACTTAGCATGGGCAGGCGGTCCAGGACGTGGCCGTGCATTAGGTGTTGGCGAAGTTAAATTTACGGGCCAAATATTACCTACGGCGAAAAAAGTAACTTATAACATTCAGCTGAAACGAGTGATCAAGCGTAAGCTGTTTATGGGTATTGCTGACGGCACCGTTTCTGTGGATGGCAAAGTAATCTATACCGCTACTGATCTAAAAGTAGGTTTATTTACCGACACATCAAGCTTTTAA
- a CDS encoding nitroreductase family protein, with product MIDFLLQRQSNPNLTLPAPNEHELEQMLQAAMSVPDHGGLTPFNIIVVKEEARASLAQAFKQSAQVNSGDEFKVTKAEKMPFRSPMMIVVATNYQEHPKVPKEEQLITAGCAVYAMQMAAVALGYQAMWRTGDMAHCEIVKQSLNVPSEQDIVGYLYVGTESKVLPSKPRKSFETVTRYLD from the coding sequence GTGATCGATTTTCTACTTCAACGCCAATCAAACCCAAACTTAACCTTACCTGCGCCAAACGAACATGAGCTTGAACAAATGCTGCAAGCCGCAATGTCAGTGCCTGATCACGGTGGTTTAACGCCATTTAACATTATCGTTGTTAAAGAAGAAGCCCGCGCTTCACTGGCACAAGCGTTCAAACAATCAGCACAGGTCAACAGTGGTGATGAATTTAAAGTGACTAAAGCGGAAAAAATGCCATTTCGCTCGCCAATGATGATTGTTGTCGCGACTAATTACCAAGAACATCCGAAGGTACCCAAGGAGGAGCAGTTAATTACCGCAGGCTGCGCCGTTTACGCTATGCAAATGGCCGCGGTAGCATTGGGTTATCAAGCGATGTGGCGCACTGGCGATATGGCGCATTGTGAAATCGTAAAGCAGTCGCTAAATGTGCCTTCAGAACAAGACATTGTTGGCTATTTATATGTCGGCACTGAGAGCAAAGTACTGCCAAGTAAGCCACGAAAATCGTTTGAAACAGTGACCCGTTATTTGGATTAA
- a CDS encoding TolC family protein, which translates to MKKSSSKPCSIPTYRPTARAITKVSNRIVCTGLILLATGCASQSAISELAKKLPLPEQWQTQAAQPQTDIHRVAEPASDRQLDGGELTSNQGVAGEWQSIVNSELLNKLIRAGLANNYQLKASYQNLLVTKEQLNIADANDFPELSLAINQSRRKSVSAEQASFSNSADLSLQLSYELDIWGKLSAEQRQTQLEYSAAKLDFNQRKNDLISQIVSSWYALAQAQTLVNLYQGRAANLLNNLDIINASYKLGLTDALDVYLAQNEVNSEQARVDAQQQVVLERQRELELLVASYPKGHLVKNTRFELPTFAKQSLSELPASVLTNNFELQSSWLSLLAADAGVAVAHKQRFPSIRLTASGGDSSDELGNLLSGNPLAWSISGAITAPLFNAGRLKSLEQQARLQVKAQEQAYLDQVYGKFADIENQISKHSALTKQLSHIQQAKDNAIAAEDLSFDQYLKGLVNYTTVLEAQRRAFDAQTNLVEITHQIIQNRIAMLTSIGGKNIGAMLADGNLSKNNDGAIAFASSTLAETQQVTSDSNRVEKHHDVQ; encoded by the coding sequence GTGAAGAAATCGAGTTCTAAACCTTGCTCAATTCCGACATATCGACCGACGGCACGCGCAATCACCAAAGTATCCAATAGAATTGTGTGCACTGGGCTGATATTACTGGCAACAGGTTGTGCTTCTCAGTCAGCGATATCAGAATTGGCAAAAAAACTGCCATTACCAGAGCAGTGGCAAACACAAGCCGCTCAACCACAAACAGATATACATAGAGTAGCGGAACCAGCATCAGACAGACAATTGGATGGCGGGGAGCTAACCTCGAATCAAGGTGTAGCGGGTGAATGGCAGTCAATTGTCAATAGTGAATTACTCAATAAACTTATTCGCGCTGGCTTAGCTAACAACTATCAGCTAAAGGCTAGCTACCAAAATTTGTTAGTTACGAAAGAACAGTTAAATATTGCAGATGCGAACGATTTTCCCGAACTATCACTTGCCATCAATCAAAGCCGACGAAAATCGGTTAGTGCTGAACAAGCAAGTTTTTCCAATAGCGCCGACCTAAGTTTACAGCTAAGTTACGAGCTAGACATATGGGGCAAATTGTCAGCGGAGCAGCGGCAAACGCAGCTTGAATATTCAGCGGCAAAACTCGATTTTAACCAAAGAAAAAATGATCTTATCTCGCAAATCGTATCTTCATGGTATGCCTTGGCACAAGCCCAAACGCTGGTTAACTTGTACCAAGGCCGTGCTGCTAACTTATTAAATAACCTCGATATTATTAATGCTTCTTATAAACTTGGTTTAACTGATGCGCTTGATGTTTACCTTGCACAAAATGAAGTTAACAGTGAACAAGCGCGCGTTGATGCTCAGCAGCAAGTGGTATTGGAGCGTCAACGAGAACTGGAATTATTAGTTGCTAGTTACCCCAAAGGACATTTGGTTAAAAATACACGCTTCGAATTGCCAACATTTGCCAAACAATCGTTGAGTGAATTACCTGCTAGCGTGTTAACCAATAACTTTGAGTTGCAATCAAGCTGGTTGTCTTTGCTCGCAGCTGATGCGGGTGTTGCCGTTGCCCATAAGCAGCGTTTTCCATCAATTAGATTGACGGCATCAGGCGGAGATAGTAGTGACGAGCTGGGAAATCTACTTTCAGGAAACCCGCTCGCTTGGTCCATCAGTGGTGCAATCACAGCACCTTTGTTTAATGCGGGTCGACTGAAATCGCTTGAGCAACAAGCGCGTTTGCAAGTTAAAGCGCAAGAGCAAGCCTATTTAGATCAGGTGTACGGCAAGTTTGCTGATATCGAAAACCAAATTAGCAAGCACTCAGCATTAACCAAGCAACTTAGCCATATTCAGCAAGCGAAGGATAATGCCATTGCAGCGGAAGACTTGTCTTTTGATCAGTATTTAAAAGGCTTGGTGAATTACACAACTGTGCTTGAAGCTCAGCGCAGAGCATTTGACGCACAAACCAACTTGGTAGAAATCACCCATCAAATTATTCAAAACCGCATTGCTATGCTAACCAGTATTGGCGGTAAAAACATAGGCGCTATGCTTGCTGACGGTAACTTATCTAAAAATAATGACGGCGCGATAGCATTCGCATCGAGCACGCTAGCAGAAACTCAGCAGGTGACTTCAGACTCTAACCGTGTAGAAAAACATCATGACGTTCAATAA
- the uvrY gene encoding UvrY/SirA/GacA family response regulator transcription factor: MINVLLVDDHELVRTGIRKILDEVKGIKVISEAETGEEAVQFCRKEQQPDVVLMDMNMPGIGGLEATKKIIRYAPDVKVIVLTIHSEDPFPTKVMQIGAAGYLTKGAGPDEMVNAIRAVNSGQRYITPEIAQQMALNQFKSTEENPFNALSERELQIMWMITRGEKVPDISEQLVLSTKTINSYRYRMFDKLNVSNDVELTHLAIRHGMLKTEKF, encoded by the coding sequence TTGATTAACGTTCTTTTAGTTGACGATCATGAATTAGTCCGTACAGGGATACGCAAGATACTTGACGAAGTTAAAGGAATTAAAGTCATCAGCGAAGCTGAAACCGGTGAAGAGGCTGTGCAGTTCTGTCGGAAGGAACAGCAACCTGATGTTGTCTTGATGGACATGAATATGCCGGGCATTGGTGGCCTAGAAGCTACCAAAAAAATCATTCGTTATGCACCTGATGTTAAAGTTATCGTCTTAACTATTCATAGCGAAGACCCTTTCCCGACAAAAGTGATGCAAATTGGCGCCGCTGGCTATTTAACCAAGGGCGCAGGGCCAGATGAAATGGTTAATGCTATCCGCGCGGTTAACAGTGGACAACGCTATATAACGCCAGAAATTGCTCAACAAATGGCGCTCAATCAATTCAAATCTACAGAAGAGAATCCATTTAACGCGCTATCCGAGCGTGAGTTACAGATTATGTGGATGATCACGCGTGGCGAAAAAGTGCCAGATATTTCTGAGCAACTGGTACTAAGTACTAAAACGATCAATAGTTATCGTTATCGGATGTTTGATAAGCTTAACGTGAGTAATGACGTTGAACTTACCCATTTGGCAATTCGCCACGGCATGTTAAAAACAGAAAAATTCTAG
- a CDS encoding SixA phosphatase family protein, with product MEKITLHLIRHAKSSWDNPVLADIERPLNQRGKRSCRVIAPKIVELGCDFQQVIASNAIRAQQTIEGIANSLPNIQLQWHTKTQLYTFNASALLAYLQSLELHSSNLVVIGHNPALTDLCNYLTGSDIDNIPTAGYAQLTSIGPISWQDLTRNSFALCHFIKPKDFKTN from the coding sequence GTGGAAAAGATAACCTTACATTTGATCAGGCACGCGAAATCGAGTTGGGATAACCCTGTGCTCGCGGATATTGAGCGGCCACTAAATCAAAGAGGCAAGCGAAGTTGTCGCGTAATAGCACCCAAAATTGTTGAGTTAGGTTGTGACTTTCAACAGGTAATTGCAAGCAACGCGATACGCGCACAACAAACTATTGAAGGAATCGCCAACAGTCTTCCGAATATTCAATTGCAGTGGCACACAAAAACACAGCTATACACGTTCAACGCATCTGCCCTACTGGCCTATTTACAAAGTTTAGAGCTTCACAGCAGTAACCTTGTCGTTATAGGCCACAACCCTGCTCTAACTGACCTGTGCAACTATTTAACGGGTAGCGACATAGACAACATACCGACAGCTGGCTATGCGCAACTAACATCTATTGGCCCTATTTCCTGGCAAGATTTAACGCGAAATAGCTTTGCATTGTGTCATTTTATTAAACCAAAGGACTTTAAAACCAACTGA
- the uvrC gene encoding excinuclease ABC subunit UvrC, whose protein sequence is MPEQTESPELSKQSSPTAQTFDHQSFLKTVTEKAGVYRMYNLEQEVIYVGKAKNLKKRLASYFRKDVASVKTKALVRQILAIDVTITHTEGEALILENNYIKKYQPKYNILLRDDKSYPYLLITSHKHPKLGMHRGVKRQKGEYFGPFPSPGAVWESLRLMQKIFPIRQCEDSYYRARTRPCLQYQLGRCSAPCVDKISEPDYQQQVSLAKLFLRGKSSQVIDTLVGRMEEASIALEFEQAARYRDQIATLRKVQQQQFVSGVAAEMDVIGLYRKGAQVCLHVLFVRDHKILGSKSYYPTLMAEDTDEEIIAAFIGQHYLVNEAFQGAIPKEIVIDYKIESASELSALLSEQSEYEVKISSNVRQERKQYLKLAATNAEQALITRNSEKESMHKRFEQLNEVFELDQQIERLECFDISHTMGQQTVASCVVFNTEGPLKSDYRRYNVKGITPGDDYAAMAFALNKRYGKVTDEDKLPDIVFIDGGKGQLAKAEEFFATLSLTKIPLLVGVAKGESRKPGLETLILAGSHQLISLPATSPALHLVQHIRDESHRFAITGHRAKRQKHAKTSSLESIPGIGAKKRQALLKYLGGLQEVKNADVKTLEKVPGISQTLAQNIYDALHDN, encoded by the coding sequence TTGCCTGAACAAACAGAATCACCTGAACTTTCCAAACAAAGTTCACCAACCGCACAAACTTTTGATCACCAGTCGTTTCTCAAAACAGTAACGGAAAAGGCTGGTGTTTATCGCATGTATAACCTTGAGCAAGAGGTTATTTATGTGGGTAAAGCCAAAAATCTTAAAAAACGCCTCGCCAGTTATTTTCGTAAAGACGTTGCCAGTGTCAAAACCAAAGCCTTAGTGCGGCAAATACTGGCGATTGACGTGACCATCACCCATACCGAGGGTGAAGCGTTAATTCTTGAAAATAACTACATTAAAAAGTACCAGCCTAAATACAATATTCTGTTGCGTGATGATAAGTCGTATCCGTACTTACTGATCACTAGCCATAAACACCCAAAGCTTGGTATGCATCGCGGTGTAAAAAGACAAAAGGGCGAGTACTTTGGCCCGTTCCCAAGCCCTGGTGCTGTTTGGGAGTCGCTGCGCTTAATGCAAAAAATTTTTCCCATTCGACAATGTGAAGACAGCTATTATCGCGCCAGAACACGCCCCTGTTTGCAGTATCAATTAGGTCGATGTTCCGCACCTTGCGTGGATAAAATTTCAGAGCCCGACTATCAGCAGCAAGTTAGCCTTGCCAAGTTATTCCTTCGTGGTAAAAGCTCGCAGGTGATTGACACACTCGTTGGCCGTATGGAAGAAGCGAGTATAGCACTTGAATTTGAGCAGGCGGCACGTTATCGCGATCAAATAGCGACGCTTCGCAAAGTTCAGCAACAGCAATTTGTTAGTGGCGTTGCTGCAGAAATGGACGTCATAGGCTTGTACCGTAAAGGGGCGCAAGTGTGTCTGCATGTGTTATTTGTTCGCGATCACAAAATTCTCGGCAGTAAAAGTTACTATCCAACATTGATGGCGGAAGATACCGACGAAGAAATTATCGCTGCGTTTATTGGTCAACATTATTTAGTCAATGAAGCATTTCAAGGGGCAATTCCTAAAGAAATTGTGATCGACTATAAAATTGAAAGTGCCAGCGAACTGTCAGCCTTGTTGTCAGAACAGTCGGAATACGAAGTTAAAATTTCGAGCAATGTGCGCCAAGAGCGAAAACAGTATTTAAAGCTTGCTGCAACGAATGCTGAACAAGCACTGATCACTCGCAATAGTGAAAAAGAATCAATGCATAAACGCTTTGAACAATTAAACGAAGTGTTTGAATTAGACCAGCAAATAGAGCGGTTAGAGTGTTTTGATATCAGCCATACCATGGGGCAACAAACGGTTGCTTCTTGTGTGGTGTTTAATACCGAAGGACCGTTGAAAAGCGATTATCGCCGATACAATGTTAAAGGGATAACGCCGGGTGATGATTATGCCGCCATGGCATTCGCGCTAAACAAGCGCTATGGCAAAGTCACTGACGAAGATAAATTACCCGATATTGTCTTTATCGACGGTGGTAAAGGGCAGTTGGCTAAAGCGGAAGAGTTTTTCGCCACGTTGTCACTCACTAAAATACCGCTGTTAGTTGGGGTAGCAAAAGGGGAGTCGCGTAAGCCAGGCTTAGAAACGCTTATTCTCGCAGGTAGCCACCAACTTATTTCATTGCCAGCCACGTCTCCAGCGTTGCATTTAGTACAACACATTCGCGATGAGTCGCACCGGTTTGCGATAACGGGTCATCGCGCTAAGCGACAAAAGCACGCGAAAACGTCTTCGCTTGAATCTATTCCAGGTATCGGCGCTAAGAAGCGTCAAGCTCTGCTTAAATACCTTGGTGGTTTGCAGGAAGTAAAAAATGCCGATGTTAAAACCTTAGAGAAAGTGCCAGGCATCAGCCAAACCCTCGCGCAAAATATATATGATGCGCTGCATGACAATTAG
- a CDS encoding HvfX family Cu-binding RiPP maturation protein, with protein sequence MNLPSLYQSFTQQLSKLDGIPALLIRLYLAPVFIIAGYSKLQLGNPDVTGLASLAADPNIVNWFGNTEWGLGLPFPTLLANLAAWTEFLGGWLLIIGLFTRLISIPLMFTMVVAATSVHADNGWFAITPTNPDTSPAKMVAWLGFDSAKASLENSEETSVRLNKMRDILDDNGNTNWLYENGNIVVLNNGIEFAVTYFIMLLALFFIGAGRFTSADHFVRARFLSAD encoded by the coding sequence ATGAACTTACCTTCTTTATATCAAAGTTTTACTCAACAGCTCTCAAAACTTGACGGCATTCCAGCGCTGTTAATTCGTTTATATCTAGCTCCTGTATTCATCATTGCTGGTTATTCTAAATTACAACTTGGCAACCCAGATGTTACCGGTTTAGCATCGCTGGCAGCGGATCCAAACATTGTGAATTGGTTTGGAAACACCGAATGGGGCTTAGGTTTACCATTCCCAACACTGTTGGCAAATTTGGCAGCATGGACTGAATTTTTAGGTGGTTGGTTGTTGATTATTGGTTTATTCACGCGCTTAATCTCAATTCCGCTGATGTTCACTATGGTTGTTGCCGCAACAAGTGTGCACGCTGACAATGGTTGGTTCGCTATCACGCCGACAAACCCAGATACAAGCCCAGCAAAAATGGTTGCTTGGTTAGGCTTTGACAGTGCAAAAGCGAGCTTGGAAAATTCAGAAGAAACGTCAGTACGCTTAAATAAAATGCGCGATATTTTAGATGATAATGGCAACACCAACTGGTTGTATGAAAACGGTAATATTGTTGTGCTAAACAATGGTATTGAGTTTGCGGTAACTTATTTCATCATGCTACTTGCGCTATTCTTTATTGGTGCCGGTCGCTTTACGAGTGCCGATCACTTCGTTCGTGCACGATTTTTGTCTGCTGATTAA